The Montipora capricornis isolate CH-2021 chromosome 6, ASM3666992v2, whole genome shotgun sequence genome has a window encoding:
- the LOC138051389 gene encoding casein kinase I yields the protein MASSSSSAARSEFIVGGKYRLVRKIGSGSFGDIYLAVTSNNSEEVAVKLESQKARHPQLLYESKLYKILQGGVGIPIVRWYGQEKDYNVLVMDLLGPSLEDLFNFCSRRFTMKTVLMLADQMISRVEYVHNKNFIHRDIKPDNFLMGVGRHCNKLYLIDFGLAKKYRDTRSKQHIPYREDKNLTGTARYASINAHLGIEQSRRDDMESLGYVLMYFNRSSLPWQGLKAATKKQKYEKISEKKMSTPVEVLCKGFPAEFAMYLNYCRGLRFEENPDYMYLRQLFRILFRTLNYQYDYIFDWTMLKQKAAQATAATSTVAGGVPGFTPSKKPDHSHPACHHSKGKGNVYEGLYEY from the coding sequence ATGgctagtagcagtagtagtgcTGCAAGGTCTGAATTCATAGTTGGAGGCAAATACCGCTTAGTTCGTAAGATTGGAAGCGGTTCTTTCGGGGACATCTACTTGGCGGTCACGTCGAATAATTCGGAGGAAGTTGCCGTGAAGCTTGAGTCTCAGAAAGCCCGCCATCCACAACTTCTTTACGAGTCCAAGCTTTACAAAATCCTACAAGGTGGTGTTGGAATCCCCATTGTTCGATGGTACGGCCAAGAGAAAGACTACAATGTTCTGGTTATGGATCTTCTCGGGCCGAGCTTGGAAGATCTGTTCAACTTTTGTTCGCGTCGCTTCACAATGAAAACAGTCTTGATGCTAGCAGACCAAATGATTAGTCGCGTTGAATATGTTCACAACAAGAACTTTATTCACCGAGATATCAAGCCCGATAATTTCTTGATGGGTGTCGGCAGGCACTGCAACAAGTTGTATTTGATAGATTTTGGATTAGCAAAAAAGTACCGCGACACAAGGTCGAAACAACACATTCCTTACCGCGAAGACAAAAACCTTACGGGAACGGCTCGCTACGCAAGCATTAACGCCCATCTTGGCATTGAACAGTCAAGAAGAGACGACATGGAATCACTTGGCTACGTTCTGATGTACTTCAATCGCAGCAGCCTTCCTTGGCAAGGTCTCAAAGCGGCTACGAAGAAACAGAAGTACGAGAAAATAAGCGAGAAAAAGATGTCCACCCCAGTCGAGGTTCTTTGCAAAGGTTTCCCAGCCGAGTTTGCCATGTATCTCAACTACTGTCGCGGCCTTCGCTTTGAGGAAAACCCCGATTACATGTATTTGAGGCAGTTGTTCAGGATTCTTTTTCGGACATTAAATTACCAATATGATTATATCTTCGACTGGACTATGTTGAAACAGAAAGCGGCGCAGGCAACCGCCGCGACTTCAACTGTTGCTGGTGGCGTGCCCGGTTTTACTCCCAGCAAAAAACCCGATCATTCACATCCAGCCTGCCACCATTCTAAAGGCAAAGGGAATGTCTACGAAGGACTGTACGAGTACTAG